Proteins encoded in a region of the Mercenaria mercenaria strain notata chromosome 1, MADL_Memer_1, whole genome shotgun sequence genome:
- the LOC123544964 gene encoding uncharacterized protein LOC123544964 encodes MDSHIYMCLITVVCVQLSSSDEAYFVNRKITGYLDKAVNKLEEENIDIRTNQGSKHLQQEKTAREAVEDEIKQLVNSFQDAADWDLEERNGYLNRKNKRGWWWCPWCQGSKYILYIAKLFNCKCSVGSTTTCKCPNGKVLTDDRK; translated from the exons ATGGATAGCCATATTTATATGTGTCTTATTACAGTTGTTTGTGTCCAGCTTTCAAGCTCGG ATGAAGCATACtttgtaaacagaaaaataactGGATACCTGGACAAGGCGGTTAACAAATTAGAGGAAGAAAATATCGACATACGTACAAATCAAGGAAGTAAACATTTGCAGCAGGAGAAAACGGCGAGGGAGGCTGTTGAGGATGAAATTAAACAGCTCGTGAACAGTTTTCAAGATGCGGCAGACTGGGATTTAGAGGAACGCAATGGCTATTTGAACAG GAAAAATAAAAGAGGGTGGTGGTGGTGTCCTTGGTGCCAGGGTAGCAAGTATATCCTCTACATAGCTAAATTATTCAACTGCAAGTGTAGCGTCGGCAGTACAACAACGTGCAAATGCCCCAATGGAAAAGTCCTTACTGACGATCGAAAATGA